One window of Amaranthus tricolor cultivar Red isolate AtriRed21 chromosome 13, ASM2621246v1, whole genome shotgun sequence genomic DNA carries:
- the LOC130798985 gene encoding uncharacterized protein LOC130798985 has product MFIFIDCTLSKPTESAELFDWETVHCMIVSWVLRSIDPRIVDSIPFHDDARRLWLYVEKQFCIANGPRVQQLRAQIADCRQSKSMTIEEYYNKLIVLYDELHRLKPLHVCSLGKCTCAVVEKFVIDRQEDIFHQFLVGVDDEYYSGVRTNLLSQSSPADLDKAYQALIQEERSRTIAREKLIKEETHVFAVQNSRPRARTGADRRFERPDKSGLLCTHCN; this is encoded by the coding sequence ATGTTTATTTTCATTGATTGCACGCTCTCCAAGCCTACTGAATCTGCTGAACTATTTGATTGGGAAACGGTACATTGCATGATTGTTTCTTGGGTTCTTCGAAGTATTGATCCAAGGATTGTTGACTCAATCCCCTTTCACGATGATGCTCGCCGCTTATGGCTTTATGTCGAAAAGCAATTTTGTATCGCTAATGGCCCTCGTGTTCAACAACTTCGGGCTCAAATTGCCGATTGTCGGCAATCTAAGTCTATGACTATTGAGGAGTACTATAACAAATTGATTGTATTGTATGACGAATTACATCGCTTGAAGCCGTTGCACGTTTGCTCGTTAGGTAAGTGCACTTGTGCTGTGGTTGAAAAATTTGTGATCGATCGGCAAGAAGACATTTTTCATCAATTTCTTGTTGGTGTCGATGATGAATATTATAGTGGAGTGCGTACCAATTTGCTATCGCAATCATCCCCTGCTGACTTGGATAAGGCCTATCAAGCCCTTATTCAAGAAGAACGTTCTCGCACGATTGCCCGTGAGAAGCTTATCAAAGAGGAGACTCACGTTTTTGCTGTTCAAAATTCTCGACCTCGGGCTCGTACAGGGGCTGATCGCCGATTTGAGAGGCCTGACAAATCTGGGCTTCTCTGTACCCATTGCAATTAG
- the LOC130798986 gene encoding uncharacterized protein LOC130798986 — MSSFLKKASKNVTKVAKSLGGSSSKRKATSTPSVSTTPSISNYNYEPNYPEGYDQELLNYAEEVEREIQIDEEEEQEEEPTTPIGIHNSRQSSTRSHEEQQQQQQQRQARGKRVNFHTIDEDEPVRQPFPAMPPPSGRAVSHVWSYFRKEPTDNPVVFLCTCQICESQGVKPLISYNFARGGGTGSFNKHLAKKHGITKETHAASGSGTTSGSRQWDIPSTGRRVLDEKRSRLAPHSIQICVCKKDWDQAEIRTQGLRNDDDQDDDDDPWMMMDTSASSSGGESAEASNQPDDDDEDE; from the exons atgtcttctttcttgaaaaaagcctctaaaaacgttactaaagtggcaaaatcattgggaggttctagctccaaaagaaaggccacttcaactccgtcggtatcaacaacaccttcgattagtaattataattatgaaccaaattatcctgaagggtacgaccaagaattactcaattatgcagaagaagtggaaagagaaatacaaattgatgaagaagaagaacaagaagaggaaccaacgacccctattgggatacataattctcgacagtcatcaacaagatcacatgaagaacaacaacaacaacaacaacaaagacaagctcgtggtaaacgagtcaatttccacactatcg atgaagatgaaccagtaagacaaccttttccggcaatgccacctcctagtggtagagctgtttcacatgtgtggtcgtattttagaaaagaaccaaccgacaatccagttgttttcttatgcacttgtcaaatttgtgaaagtcaaggagtaaagcccttaatttcatacaatttcgccagag gtggtggtacgggatcttttaacaaacatttggcaaagaagcatggaatcacaaaagaaactcatgcagcaagcggcagtgggaccacaagtggaagccgacagtgggacattcctagcacag gtagaagagttttagacgaaaagagatctcgtcttgctccacatagtattcaaatatgtgtttgcaagaaagattgggatcaagcggagattcgaacacaaggactaaggaatgatgatgatcaagatgatgatgatgatccatggatgatgatggatacatctgcatcatcgtcaggaggagagtcagcggaagcatctaaccaaccagatgatgatgacgaagacgaatag
- the LOC130798987 gene encoding uncharacterized protein LOC130798987, protein MVGRGGGKKICSRSIAPGKLMSLVQASRMQLFSKQNVADQFNNSSNPHITDEIAHAVSKDLERQRTTYEAHINKAAPTELPATKSPTTDAPTLNDHNLIHGDDLQGYEETATPILNDQASEGVITLMDESILGKRKNRSNFVSRIEVGLQVNEALDP, encoded by the exons ATGGTTGGGAGAGGAGGGGGAAAGAAAATATGCAGTCGAAGTATTGCCCCCGGAAAACTTATGAGTCTTGTTCAAGCTAGTCGGATGCAATTGTTTAGCAAGCAAAATGTAGCTGATCAATTCAATAATAGCTCTAACCCACACATCACAGATGAGATTGCTCATGCAGTTAGCAaag ATTTGGAGAGGCAACGAACAACTTATGAAGCGCATATAAACAAAGCAGCACCAACTGAATTACCAGCAACTAAATCGCCAACAACTGATGCGCCGACCTTGAATGACCATAATTTGATTCACGGAGACGATCTTCAAGGTTATGAAGAAACTGCTACACCAATCTTGAATGACCAAGCATCAGAAGGCGTCATTACCTTAATGGATGAAA gCATACTTGGTAAGAGAAAGAATAGAAGCAACTTTGTTAGTAGAATTGAAGTGGGCTTGCAAGTGAATGAAGCTTTAGATCCATAA